The following proteins come from a genomic window of Edaphobacter sp. 4G125:
- a CDS encoding c-type cytochrome: protein MKKRLLKFWGISLLCVGASSLQAQFPRSPVNPDSAGRGSKIYASNCARCHGDDARGTASAPDLLRSLAVLHDRREMLYGKELGPLLASGPNHNFKFDEKQLADLSQFLTASINGILRSGYNAQPTNLLSGDAKAGEAYFNGAGGCNHCHSTTGDLAHVGKKYAPAALQQKFLFPNYGLFIKHKVQVTVKLPSGKVYKGDLVRMDDFTVALQDESGQYRSFNRIPGTTVTTTDPFAAHSELLDHYTDDDIHNLTTYLETLK from the coding sequence ATGAAGAAACGTTTGCTGAAGTTTTGGGGGATCTCATTGCTGTGCGTTGGAGCGAGTTCGCTTCAAGCCCAGTTTCCGCGATCGCCAGTGAATCCCGACTCTGCCGGGCGTGGATCAAAGATCTACGCAAGCAACTGCGCTCGCTGTCATGGTGATGATGCTCGCGGTACAGCAAGTGCTCCGGATCTGCTGCGCTCGCTGGCCGTTCTGCATGATCGTCGAGAGATGTTGTACGGCAAGGAACTTGGTCCGTTGCTGGCATCTGGTCCGAATCACAATTTTAAGTTTGACGAGAAACAGCTCGCAGATTTGTCTCAGTTTCTGACTGCATCGATCAATGGCATTTTGCGCAGCGGTTATAACGCGCAACCGACGAACCTGTTGAGCGGAGACGCGAAGGCTGGGGAGGCCTACTTCAACGGTGCGGGCGGCTGCAATCATTGTCATTCCACGACGGGCGATCTGGCCCATGTGGGAAAGAAGTATGCGCCCGCAGCCTTGCAGCAGAAGTTTCTTTTTCCGAACTACGGTTTGTTCATCAAGCACAAGGTGCAGGTAACGGTGAAGCTGCCCTCCGGCAAGGTTTACAAGGGGGATCTGGTTCGCATGGATGACTTCACAGTGGCGCTTCAGGACGAGTCGGGCCAGTATCGCTCGTTCAACCGGATTCCGGGAACGACAGTTACGACTACGGATCCCTTCGCCGCGCACTCCGAGTTGCTGGACCACTACACCGATGACGACATCCACAACCTGACGACATATCTGGAAACGTTGAAATGA
- a CDS encoding GMC oxidoreductase: MAQKKVDVLIIGSGHTGGMAAKILTEKGISCTMLDAGPMLNFERYRELKPVNELPFRGFLAPGQLPHVYQANEFNANFWVDEKTIPYSHPADQPYNWVRVRSVGGRSPVWGRQSFRLSDYEFKSKDHDGFGENWPITLKDLAPYYSRVEEIFRVTGHTDGLPQYPDGNFIEDNSPWSGAMQRFVDAGKKLGVPVTKPRSSLGKDGMAASLNLLLPDAVATGKLTTIPNAIVRQITVDKNTGRADGAIFIDRHSHREMVLKARVVVVAAGTLETTRLLMLSEICNSSGALGHYLCDQIYGAGIICSVPEARDGKGAQGLMGGGALIPRFRNLETKSNGFLRGYAVNVSCSNGPFDSRALPFYGKELEEKLKSYNGSGFGTNIMGETLGHYENHVTLNKQVVDAWGIPTLNINTKYTNNETNMTKDYIDTMAAMAEAAGFDVLVKNYEFNPPGYSIHEQGTARMSDDPKKGVVNQWNQSHDMKNLFITDASVFVSAGWQNPTITMCALAMRASEYLAEEMRKGNV; the protein is encoded by the coding sequence ATGGCACAAAAGAAGGTGGACGTCCTGATCATCGGGTCGGGACATACTGGCGGTATGGCCGCAAAGATCCTGACGGAGAAGGGTATCTCCTGCACGATGCTGGACGCAGGTCCGATGCTGAACTTCGAAAGATACCGCGAGCTGAAGCCTGTGAACGAACTGCCCTTTCGCGGCTTCCTCGCACCTGGACAACTTCCGCACGTGTATCAGGCGAACGAGTTCAACGCGAACTTCTGGGTAGACGAGAAGACGATTCCTTACAGCCATCCGGCGGACCAGCCTTACAACTGGGTCCGAGTGCGCAGCGTGGGTGGACGTTCCCCTGTATGGGGGCGCCAGTCGTTCCGTCTGAGCGACTATGAATTCAAGAGCAAAGATCATGATGGCTTTGGAGAGAACTGGCCGATCACACTGAAGGATCTGGCGCCGTACTACTCCCGCGTGGAGGAGATCTTTCGCGTAACGGGTCATACGGATGGCTTGCCACAGTATCCGGACGGAAACTTTATCGAAGACAACTCGCCGTGGTCGGGCGCGATGCAGCGATTCGTCGATGCAGGTAAAAAGCTTGGCGTGCCTGTGACCAAGCCGCGCTCCTCGCTGGGCAAGGACGGGATGGCTGCGTCGTTGAACCTGCTACTTCCGGATGCGGTGGCAACGGGTAAGCTCACTACAATTCCGAATGCGATTGTGCGTCAGATCACGGTCGATAAGAACACGGGGCGGGCGGATGGAGCGATCTTTATTGATCGGCACTCGCATCGCGAGATGGTGTTGAAGGCGCGCGTGGTGGTGGTTGCTGCGGGCACACTGGAGACGACTCGCCTGTTGATGCTCTCGGAGATCTGTAACTCAAGCGGAGCGCTTGGTCATTACCTGTGTGACCAGATCTATGGAGCAGGTATTATCTGCTCCGTTCCAGAAGCGCGTGACGGTAAGGGTGCGCAAGGTTTGATGGGAGGCGGAGCTTTGATTCCACGTTTCCGCAACCTGGAGACGAAGAGCAATGGATTCCTTCGTGGCTACGCTGTGAATGTTTCATGCAGTAATGGACCGTTCGACTCACGTGCCCTGCCTTTCTATGGCAAAGAGCTTGAAGAGAAGCTGAAGAGCTATAACGGCAGCGGATTCGGTACAAACATTATGGGCGAGACGCTTGGACACTATGAGAACCACGTCACGCTGAACAAGCAGGTGGTTGATGCCTGGGGTATTCCTACGCTGAATATCAACACGAAATACACCAACAATGAAACCAATATGACAAAGGACTACATCGATACCATGGCTGCGATGGCCGAGGCGGCAGGGTTCGATGTTCTCGTGAAGAACTACGAGTTCAATCCACCAGGTTACTCAATTCACGAGCAGGGCACAGCCCGCATGAGTGACGATCCAAAGAAGGGCGTTGTCAATCAGTGGAACCAGAGCCATGACATGAAGAACCTTTTCATTACTGACGCTAGTGTTTTTGTCAGCGCAGGATGGCAGAATCCGACGATTACCATGTGTGCACTCGCAATGCGTGCATCCGAATATCTGGCAGAGGAGATGCGCAAGGGCAACGTTTAA
- a CDS encoding acido-empty-quinoprotein group A gives MRLLPALLFSVFFSAVSLYAEAPIEAAKPDLAHLTDSWPTYNGDYSGRRFSPLKKINTATVKQLSLAWSFRVETNTAGGRRISATPLEVDGVLYFTVPSHVWAVDARTGHKLWQFDWASKGGESIGNRGAAVLGNTVYFETEDCNLVAIDRETGKEKWHVSIGNPDQFYFGSVAPVIVKNHVMVGVSGDDFDIPGYIEAHDPETGALQWRWYTHPNPGDPEAKTWPNDEAMLHGGGMTWVAGTYDPELNLYYFGTGNAQPVINGRARPGANLYTSTICALNPDTGKLVWYFQPNPHDTHDWDAVQTPVLIDGIVDGHKRKLLAQASRNGWYFLLDRTNGKNLLSTPFAKQNWTLGVDAKGSPIPNPAKMAQLNGALVAPNQAGAANWYPPSFSPETGLFYVPAYDAYSVYYIYDNNKKPEGWAGNDRGGWSRASLRAIDYKTGKVRWNHQWPSPGGRSGILTTAGNLLFTGDTTSNLVAFNATNGEILWHAGLTGIVSNGPITYELDGLQYVVAAAGDTLYAFALR, from the coding sequence ATGAGATTGCTACCCGCCCTCCTGTTCTCTGTATTCTTTTCCGCGGTTTCGCTTTACGCCGAGGCTCCGATTGAAGCTGCGAAGCCGGATCTCGCGCATTTGACCGATAGCTGGCCCACCTACAATGGCGACTATTCCGGACGTCGCTTCAGTCCTCTGAAGAAGATCAATACGGCGACGGTAAAACAGCTATCGCTGGCATGGAGCTTCCGGGTTGAGACCAATACTGCAGGGGGGAGACGTATCTCCGCTACGCCGTTGGAGGTCGATGGAGTTCTTTATTTCACCGTTCCCAGCCATGTATGGGCTGTTGATGCGCGCACGGGACATAAGTTGTGGCAGTTCGACTGGGCCAGCAAGGGAGGAGAGTCGATTGGAAACCGTGGTGCCGCCGTCCTGGGGAACACCGTGTATTTTGAAACGGAGGATTGCAACCTGGTTGCGATCGACAGAGAGACCGGGAAAGAGAAGTGGCATGTCTCGATTGGAAATCCGGACCAGTTTTACTTCGGCAGCGTAGCGCCGGTGATTGTAAAGAACCATGTGATGGTCGGAGTCAGCGGAGATGACTTTGACATTCCCGGCTATATCGAAGCGCATGATCCGGAGACAGGAGCTTTGCAGTGGAGATGGTATACGCATCCGAATCCGGGCGATCCGGAAGCAAAGACCTGGCCGAATGATGAGGCCATGTTGCATGGCGGCGGAATGACCTGGGTTGCAGGCACCTATGATCCTGAGTTGAATCTTTATTACTTCGGAACGGGAAATGCGCAGCCGGTCATCAATGGTCGAGCACGGCCTGGCGCCAATCTATATACCTCAACGATCTGCGCGTTGAATCCCGATACCGGCAAGTTGGTATGGTATTTCCAGCCCAATCCCCATGACACTCACGATTGGGACGCGGTGCAGACGCCGGTGCTGATCGATGGAATCGTCGACGGTCACAAACGTAAGCTGCTTGCCCAGGCCAGCCGCAATGGATGGTATTTTCTCCTGGACCGCACGAATGGGAAGAACCTGTTGAGCACGCCATTTGCGAAGCAGAACTGGACGCTTGGTGTCGATGCAAAGGGGTCACCGATTCCGAACCCTGCGAAGATGGCCCAATTGAATGGCGCACTGGTTGCACCGAACCAGGCAGGAGCGGCGAACTGGTATCCTCCCAGTTTTAGCCCGGAAACCGGACTCTTTTATGTTCCGGCTTATGACGCATACAGCGTTTATTACATCTACGACAACAACAAAAAGCCTGAGGGTTGGGCGGGGAACGATCGAGGCGGATGGTCACGAGCCTCGCTACGCGCAATCGACTACAAGACAGGCAAGGTGCGTTGGAACCATCAATGGCCAAGTCCTGGCGGGCGTTCTGGAATATTAACGACAGCGGGAAATTTGTTGTTCACAGGAGATACAACATCTAATCTCGTTGCCTTTAATGCGACGAACGGAGAGATTCTGTGGCATGCAGGGCTGACAGGAATCGTGAGCAATGGGCCGATCACCTATGAGCTGGATGGTCTTCAATATGTGGTCGCAGCAGCGGGCGATACGCTCTATGCGTTCGCCTTGCGGTAA
- a CDS encoding gluconate 2-dehydrogenase subunit 3 family protein, with protein sequence MRRRDFVKGFAVATATASTALGQQSSPQAQNPPPATTAPSAAASGSRARNRAEQMARFHTPNIPLSQPDDVAITKARYFTPVRYATLVQLCEIFMPAGEDNPSASKAGTPEFLDFYIGASPAEQQALYNNGLDRLEADCRKQFNVSFAKADEKQVDAVIRPHLKGWMNDHPPREGQERFIGLAHRDIREATINSPAWAVAAEASGERTPGVGLYWHPIEPGIQTWVNHGAAQSKSTTKHKA encoded by the coding sequence ATGAGACGGCGCGATTTTGTAAAGGGCTTTGCGGTTGCTACCGCCACGGCAAGCACTGCATTGGGTCAACAATCTTCACCTCAGGCGCAGAATCCTCCGCCTGCGACGACTGCACCATCGGCTGCGGCTTCAGGTTCGCGAGCGAGGAACCGCGCAGAGCAAATGGCGCGATTCCACACCCCAAATATCCCGCTTTCGCAGCCGGATGACGTTGCCATTACGAAGGCTCGTTACTTTACCCCTGTGCGTTACGCGACGCTGGTGCAGCTATGCGAGATCTTCATGCCCGCGGGAGAAGATAATCCCAGCGCGAGTAAGGCGGGCACCCCTGAATTTCTGGATTTCTATATCGGCGCTTCTCCTGCGGAGCAGCAGGCGCTATACAATAACGGGCTCGACCGGCTCGAAGCAGATTGCAGGAAGCAGTTCAATGTGTCGTTTGCCAAGGCGGATGAGAAACAGGTAGATGCGGTGATACGTCCGCATCTGAAGGGGTGGATGAATGACCATCCTCCGCGTGAAGGGCAGGAGCGCTTTATCGGCCTGGCACATCGCGATATTCGCGAGGCGACGATCAATTCGCCTGCATGGGCGGTGGCGGCGGAGGCTTCGGGCGAGCGCACACCTGGGGTGGGGCTGTACTGGCATCCCATCGAGCCCGGCATTCAAACCTGGGTGAACCACGGCGCAGCTCAGAGCAAATCCACCACGAAGCATAAGGCTTAG
- a CDS encoding cytochrome c3 family protein, with protein MQKFLLMLVVVFGLASIAQAQNSGSPAPEPSATAPVQPIAFNHKLHIQTAKMACNNCHEPRGDGSTLALPQAGKCMSCHTSVATDKPEIKRLAEAAKNEDPILWVRIYRVPSFVTFSHKTHSGNTCEECHGPVAERTTLAREKDTNMGSCIACHTAKGARTTCDTCHAIMSKNGHSPLEIDATVLAHLHIQARPSAPVSALNNGTRVGQLTSLASFLNAPML; from the coding sequence GTGCAGAAGTTTCTGCTGATGCTTGTTGTTGTCTTCGGACTCGCCTCGATCGCCCAGGCGCAAAATTCCGGTTCTCCTGCGCCGGAGCCTTCGGCGACTGCTCCGGTGCAGCCCATCGCTTTCAATCACAAGCTGCACATTCAAACGGCAAAGATGGCCTGCAATAACTGCCACGAGCCGCGAGGCGATGGTTCGACGCTGGCTTTACCGCAGGCGGGCAAATGCATGAGCTGCCATACCTCGGTTGCAACGGACAAGCCCGAGATTAAACGCCTCGCTGAAGCGGCCAAGAACGAAGATCCCATTCTATGGGTACGCATCTACCGTGTACCTTCGTTTGTGACCTTCAGCCACAAGACCCACTCCGGCAATACCTGCGAGGAGTGCCATGGTCCCGTAGCTGAACGGACAACGCTTGCCCGGGAAAAAGATACAAATATGGGGAGCTGTATCGCCTGCCACACGGCGAAGGGGGCTCGTACGACATGCGACACGTGCCATGCAATTATGTCAAAGAATGGTCACTCACCATTAGAAATTGACGCGACGGTATTGGCCCATCTCCATATACAAGCAAGGCCGTCTGCTCCGGTTTCGGCATTGAATAACGGTACTCGCGTTGGGCAGCTTACGAGTCTCGCCAGTTTTCTGAATGCTCCGATGTTGTAA
- a CDS encoding TonB-dependent receptor, which yields MNTLRRGAAALFQVFNMSGCNWRIFRKAACMLAVVVSAAFASAQVNSTGTISGRITDAQGGVLSGATVSIVERSTNVETKLTSNSSGFYSAGFLKPGTYSIKISADGFESALSSGLTLQVGQVLNQDFSLKVGQVTETVNVSTGAPLLNTESGELGNVISHEPVVQLPLNGRNFSQLALLVPGVNSGSVGGVRSTGGGNETQRAGTSITANGARGSFNLYMINGIQNVDQSVGTAKVFPNLEDIQEFKVQIGNSDAQFAAGGAVVNVITRSGSNGFHGSAFEFFRNSALDARGYFDAAKPIFQQNQFGGSLGGPIKRDKLFFFADYQGLITHTAPTAITSVPTAAMRAGNFQGFANIYDPNTYNATTKTRTQFASNQIPTSRFDPIAVNLLQTIPLPNLPGNANNFRFNNLQVNVQHQYDVRIDYVLSAKDSLFAQYTNGRADVSFPSTPVKIGNTWNPLAFAGANRNNHAPSQQATLQETHVFSSSLVNELAVGYTRFVLLVSPLDRGYNTSLALGLQGANTASNTDGSGLASLSITGFSGYSASFQPEIVPQNTIQFSDNLMLNYGAHAMRFGFSGVHNNFGFNQLQAPSGALTFSGTYSNNTITDPVTGKTSTVGGSGFADFLLGVPVSASKSTLPQGMPYISYTDFGAYAQDTWRLTPKLTAVLGMRYDLFTSPVDRKNRMSNFVPDGGAISQVAGGTGKIVTADQDGYSRAIIQTRKLNFTPRISLAYKIGNKTVVRSAFGAYFFNEQGTGSSARLFLNYPFAQTFSTNCSSTTPCLSTSAGIPLSPSASNVPVVVYYPLRNPSPYVNQWNLTIEHQVTDSLVVRGSYVGSKGTHLGIALNENVPIPGPGNVQANSPYPAYSTIQSWENRGVSSYNALQLSAEQRAWHGLQYLAAYTWSRSLDQGSGGNSSSSESRINIQNPRNLSADYGLSDFDHRQRFTFSPVYQLPFGRGRQYGGSVNGLLDGVIGGWDLTGIVTLQSGAPFSVSMSSNASLNTGTFLRPDRVCNGNKSGDQRTLIAYYDTSCFVNPPQYTFGNTRRNILIGPSYQTIDAGLHKDFRIRESLGMQFRAEFFNLFNTANFGMPGNSIGSASAGKISSLATGATARQMQFAMRFHW from the coding sequence ATGAACACTCTACGACGCGGTGCCGCAGCGCTCTTTCAGGTCTTCAACATGTCTGGTTGTAATTGGAGAATTTTCCGTAAAGCAGCCTGCATGTTAGCGGTTGTTGTCAGCGCGGCTTTTGCTTCGGCGCAAGTTAACTCCACAGGTACAATCTCGGGCCGTATCACCGATGCACAGGGAGGCGTTCTTAGCGGCGCCACTGTTTCGATCGTAGAGCGATCGACCAATGTCGAAACAAAGCTTACGAGCAACAGCTCTGGCTTTTACTCCGCCGGCTTCCTTAAGCCGGGGACCTATTCCATCAAAATCAGTGCTGACGGATTCGAGAGTGCCTTAAGCAGCGGGCTCACCCTGCAGGTAGGACAGGTGCTCAACCAGGACTTTTCGCTCAAGGTTGGCCAGGTTACGGAGACTGTCAATGTTTCAACCGGCGCTCCTCTGCTCAATACAGAATCCGGAGAGCTAGGTAACGTCATCTCGCACGAGCCTGTGGTTCAGCTACCACTCAATGGCCGCAACTTCTCTCAGCTTGCGCTTCTGGTTCCTGGTGTCAATTCTGGTTCCGTTGGCGGAGTTCGTTCCACCGGAGGAGGAAATGAAACCCAGCGTGCTGGCACTTCGATCACAGCAAATGGCGCTCGCGGCAGCTTCAACCTCTACATGATCAATGGTATCCAGAACGTCGATCAATCTGTAGGAACCGCGAAGGTTTTTCCGAACCTCGAAGACATTCAGGAATTCAAAGTACAAATTGGTAACTCAGACGCACAGTTCGCGGCTGGAGGCGCAGTGGTGAATGTTATCACCCGTTCCGGCTCCAATGGATTTCATGGATCTGCATTTGAGTTCTTCCGCAATTCGGCACTTGATGCCCGTGGTTACTTTGATGCGGCCAAGCCGATCTTTCAGCAGAATCAGTTCGGTGGCTCGCTCGGTGGGCCGATCAAGCGCGACAAGCTCTTCTTCTTTGCCGATTATCAAGGGTTAATCACGCACACCGCGCCCACAGCGATTACCAGCGTTCCGACAGCTGCTATGCGTGCAGGAAACTTCCAAGGATTCGCCAACATCTACGACCCCAACACCTATAACGCCACGACCAAAACGCGTACGCAATTTGCCAGTAACCAAATCCCTACATCACGCTTTGATCCCATTGCAGTTAATCTGCTGCAGACCATTCCGCTTCCGAATCTCCCCGGAAATGCAAATAATTTTCGTTTCAACAATCTACAGGTTAACGTGCAACATCAATACGATGTACGCATTGACTATGTGCTTAGCGCCAAGGACAGCTTATTTGCGCAGTACACCAATGGCCGCGCGGACGTAAGTTTTCCAAGCACCCCGGTGAAGATTGGAAATACTTGGAATCCTCTGGCCTTTGCAGGAGCCAACCGCAACAACCATGCGCCAAGCCAGCAAGCCACCCTACAAGAGACGCACGTCTTTTCGTCGTCATTAGTCAATGAGTTGGCTGTAGGGTACACGAGGTTCGTCTTACTCGTATCCCCTCTGGACCGGGGCTATAACACCTCACTAGCCCTGGGTCTGCAAGGAGCGAATACTGCCTCCAATACTGATGGCTCTGGACTCGCCTCGCTCAGCATCACGGGATTCAGCGGTTATAGTGCCAGTTTCCAACCGGAAATCGTACCGCAAAACACAATCCAGTTCTCCGATAATCTCATGCTGAACTATGGAGCCCATGCCATGCGCTTCGGCTTCAGCGGAGTGCACAATAACTTCGGCTTTAATCAGTTGCAGGCTCCATCGGGCGCATTGACCTTCTCAGGAACGTATAGCAATAACACAATTACTGATCCGGTTACGGGTAAAACATCAACTGTTGGCGGCTCTGGATTCGCCGACTTCCTGCTGGGCGTTCCGGTCAGCGCCTCTAAATCCACTCTGCCTCAAGGGATGCCATATATCAGCTATACCGATTTTGGTGCGTACGCGCAGGATACGTGGCGCCTTACGCCGAAGCTAACTGCCGTGCTCGGCATGCGTTACGATCTTTTCACCTCTCCTGTCGATCGCAAGAATCGCATGTCAAATTTTGTTCCTGATGGAGGTGCAATCTCACAGGTCGCAGGCGGAACCGGGAAGATTGTTACCGCTGATCAGGATGGCTACAGCCGGGCGATCATCCAAACACGTAAATTGAACTTTACTCCACGCATCAGCCTTGCTTATAAGATCGGCAATAAAACTGTGGTGCGTAGTGCCTTCGGTGCCTACTTCTTCAATGAACAGGGAACCGGATCTTCTGCCCGTCTTTTCCTTAATTACCCATTCGCTCAGACATTTAGCACAAATTGCTCATCGACCACTCCCTGCCTCAGTACATCCGCAGGTATTCCACTGTCGCCTTCAGCGAGCAACGTGCCGGTTGTCGTCTACTATCCACTGCGAAATCCGAGCCCTTATGTCAACCAATGGAACCTAACGATCGAGCACCAGGTTACAGACTCCCTGGTTGTCCGCGGTTCCTATGTAGGGTCGAAAGGAACGCACCTCGGCATCGCACTTAATGAGAATGTTCCGATTCCCGGTCCCGGAAATGTTCAAGCTAATTCTCCCTATCCGGCTTACTCGACGATCCAGTCCTGGGAGAATCGCGGCGTTTCCAGCTATAACGCTCTGCAGCTTTCGGCGGAGCAACGTGCATGGCATGGTTTACAGTACCTTGCCGCATATACCTGGAGCCGCAGTCTCGACCAGGGTTCCGGTGGAAACTCATCCTCCAGCGAATCCCGCATCAACATCCAGAATCCCCGCAACCTGTCTGCTGATTATGGTCTTTCAGACTTTGACCATCGTCAACGCTTTACCTTCAGCCCTGTATACCAGCTTCCGTTCGGGCGTGGACGACAGTATGGCGGAAGCGTAAATGGCTTACTTGATGGGGTAATTGGTGGCTGGGACCTTACCGGTATTGTGACGTTACAGAGTGGAGCTCCGTTCTCTGTATCCATGTCCTCCAACGCCTCACTCAACACGGGTACCTTCCTTCGGCCCGATCGCGTCTGCAACGGTAATAAATCTGGTGATCAAAGAACCCTAATTGCGTATTACGACACAAGCTGTTTTGTGAATCCGCCGCAATACACCTTTGGCAATACCAGACGCAATATTTTGATTGGCCCAAGCTATCAGACAATCGACGCAGGGCTGCATAAAGACTTCCGCATTCGCGAATCCCTAGGAATGCAATTCCGCGCTGAATTTTTCAATCTATTCAACACTGCCAATTTTGGGATGCCGGGAAATAGCATCGGCTCCGCCTCTGCTGGGAAAATCTCGTCGTTGGCTACTGGAGCAACGGCGCGTCAGATGCAATTTGCCATGCGGTTCCACTGGTAA
- a CDS encoding phosphocholine-specific phospholipase C, whose translation MKSRRSRRDFLRMAVTSAGVAAGTRIFPASISKALSIPANKVSGTIKDVQHVVILMQENRSFDHYFGSLRGVRGFNDPRPVRFPNGKPIWYQPPATVHTSRYHSRGLRADAPYVLPFYLNPKATTEFSPGTDHGWSSGHLAWNHGKHNQWVNQKQDVVTMGYLKRDDVSFHYALADAFTICDAYHCSIHSNTAPNRIYLWSGTTDPRNVYGNKPNGPGMEERGETNGYTWKTYPERLEAHGVSWKLYQGGSGEPGTPTDNYTDNSLEFFAQYQVKEGASPTSPLVVKGVSNYTLREFHEDVVKNRLPQVSWIVAPYKYSEHPEACPSDGAHYINLVLEALTASPEVWSKTVFFINYDENDGQFDHIVPPMPPLTSEMNAHGMVSKDLLESLGDEILDLDKYPENKRPLIPNADPGGLQPIGLGPRVPMLIISPWTTGGWVCSQVFDHTSVLRFLEKRFDIPEPNISAWRRSLCGDLTAAFNFSSLPEPGIPHFEVPKLIVSQHRPYHVPDVQSMPKQEPGVRKARPLPYEFFVHARLRDDKTDAVTEKVWIDFANTGEAGAGFYVYDRVKPDDAPRRYTISADHRLSDYWSTKEAHGAYDLAVYGPNGYHSYFRGNLEEVRLQAKAHPEVKMRYDVPKGDVSLTLTNSGSSPCSFKVVNAYNKTAPHVYSVAPGASIDDHWELASSSNWYDLSVSVAEMPSYLRRFAGHVETGRPGTSDPAFFEEGTE comes from the coding sequence ATGAAGAGCAGAAGAAGCCGTCGCGACTTTCTACGCATGGCCGTAACCTCGGCAGGAGTTGCAGCCGGAACGAGAATCTTTCCGGCGAGTATCAGCAAGGCGCTCTCAATCCCAGCCAATAAAGTTAGCGGAACGATTAAGGATGTCCAGCATGTTGTCATTCTGATGCAGGAGAACCGCTCGTTCGATCACTATTTCGGAAGCCTGAGAGGCGTTCGAGGGTTCAACGATCCCCGGCCGGTGCGATTTCCCAATGGGAAACCGATCTGGTATCAGCCTCCTGCTACGGTTCATACCAGCCGGTATCACTCCAGGGGGTTGCGGGCCGATGCACCTTATGTTTTGCCTTTCTACCTGAATCCGAAGGCGACGACTGAGTTTTCTCCAGGTACAGATCATGGTTGGAGCAGTGGCCACTTGGCTTGGAATCATGGGAAGCACAACCAGTGGGTGAATCAAAAACAGGACGTCGTGACGATGGGGTACCTGAAGCGCGACGACGTGAGCTTTCACTATGCGCTAGCGGATGCTTTCACGATTTGCGATGCCTATCATTGTTCGATTCATTCGAATACCGCGCCGAACAGAATTTATCTGTGGTCTGGAACGACAGATCCACGCAATGTCTATGGGAACAAACCGAATGGTCCTGGAATGGAAGAACGTGGCGAGACGAATGGATATACATGGAAGACCTATCCAGAGCGTCTGGAGGCCCACGGGGTTAGCTGGAAGTTATATCAAGGAGGCTCTGGAGAGCCAGGTACGCCGACGGACAACTACACGGATAACTCTCTTGAATTCTTTGCCCAGTACCAAGTTAAAGAGGGGGCCTCGCCTACAAGCCCTCTGGTGGTGAAGGGAGTGTCGAACTACACGCTTCGCGAGTTCCATGAAGATGTTGTGAAAAATCGTCTGCCCCAGGTCTCCTGGATTGTCGCTCCATATAAGTACAGCGAGCATCCTGAGGCTTGTCCATCGGATGGCGCGCACTATATTAATTTAGTTCTCGAAGCTCTGACAGCAAGCCCAGAGGTTTGGAGCAAAACGGTCTTCTTCATTAACTACGATGAGAATGATGGCCAGTTCGATCACATCGTTCCCCCCATGCCTCCTCTGACGAGTGAGATGAATGCGCACGGTATGGTGTCAAAGGATCTCTTGGAGAGCCTGGGAGACGAGATTCTGGATCTGGATAAGTATCCGGAGAATAAGCGGCCACTAATTCCTAACGCTGACCCTGGCGGTCTTCAGCCGATTGGTCTCGGACCACGAGTGCCGATGTTGATTATCTCTCCGTGGACTACTGGCGGATGGGTATGTTCACAGGTCTTCGACCATACATCGGTACTGCGATTTCTGGAGAAGAGGTTTGATATTCCTGAGCCGAATATCAGTGCGTGGCGCCGGTCTCTCTGTGGCGACCTGACGGCGGCCTTTAATTTCTCGAGCCTGCCGGAACCTGGTATCCCTCACTTTGAGGTACCGAAGCTGATCGTCTCACAGCATCGTCCTTACCATGTACCGGACGTGCAGTCGATGCCGAAGCAGGAGCCTGGCGTTCGTAAGGCACGTCCGCTTCCGTATGAGTTTTTCGTTCATGCGCGTCTTCGGGATGATAAGACAGATGCTGTTACGGAAAAGGTCTGGATCGATTTTGCAAATACAGGCGAGGCAGGCGCTGGATTTTATGTGTACGATCGCGTGAAGCCCGATGATGCGCCAAGACGTTATACGATTTCGGCAGATCATCGTCTCTCAGATTATTGGTCGACGAAAGAAGCACATGGGGCCTACGACCTTGCAGTATATGGACCCAATGGATACCACAGTTACTTCCGTGGAAATCTCGAAGAGGTAAGGCTCCAAGCTAAGGCGCATCCAGAAGTGAAGATGCGATACGACGTTCCGAAGGGAGATGTCTCTTTAACCTTGACGAATTCAGGTTCATCGCCCTGTAGCTTCAAGGTAGTTAATGCGTATAACAAGACCGCTCCGCATGTTTACTCTGTCGCTCCGGGAGCCAGCATTGACGATCATTGGGAACTTGCTTCCAGCTCGAACTGGTACGACTTGTCTGTTTCGGTAGCCGAGATGCCCTCGTACTTGAGGCGTTTCGCAGGACACGTTGAAACAGGACGCCCCGGAACAAGCGATCCAGCCTTCTTTGAAGAAGGAACTGAGTAG